One window from the genome of Paenibacillus azoreducens encodes:
- a CDS encoding glutathione peroxidase, whose amino-acid sequence MSVYSFKAKNIRGKEESLSQYEGNVLLIVNTASECGFTAQYSDLQKLYEKYKDRGFTILGFPCNQFGGQEPGSNEDVNTFCQINYGVTFPLFEKTDVRGEGKHPLFAYLSEQAPFKGFDPSNSEAKMLSAFIEKEQPELMEGNDIKWNFTKFLIDRKGNVVNRFESPVGPLELEPAVESLL is encoded by the coding sequence ATGAGCGTATATTCATTTAAAGCGAAAAATATCCGTGGCAAGGAAGAATCCTTGTCGCAATACGAAGGAAATGTACTTTTGATCGTCAACACGGCCAGCGAATGCGGTTTTACGGCACAATACTCCGATCTTCAGAAGCTTTACGAAAAATATAAGGACCGCGGATTCACGATCCTTGGTTTCCCTTGCAATCAATTTGGCGGGCAAGAGCCTGGAAGCAACGAAGATGTGAACACCTTTTGCCAGATCAATTACGGTGTAACATTCCCTCTGTTTGAGAAAACAGACGTACGCGGGGAAGGCAAACATCCGCTTTTTGCTTACCTGTCTGAGCAGGCCCCATTTAAAGGGTTTGATCCAAGCAATTCGGAAGCCAAGATGCTGTCCGCTTTTATTGAAAAAGAGCAGCCCGAGCTGATGGAAGGCAATGATATCAAATGGAATTTCACCAAATTCCTGATTGACCGCAAGGGAAACGTGGTGAATCGCTTCGAATCGCCGGTAGGACCGCTTGAACTCGAACCAGCCGTTGAATCTTTGCTGTAA
- a CDS encoding DUF1641 domain-containing protein, with product MAEPISMIKKRVLSEEELKQQSLEQLKDSVVEHEQAIDKAIDVLNELYGSGILEATEALLKAKAKVAEIALHQANRPEVTNIINNGIAAAGALSAINPEHTAKLLTGIAKGLEEAGKPQEEKLTIFSLLGALKDPDVNRAIGFGLRFLKGLGKELGE from the coding sequence ATGGCAGAACCGATTTCGATGATTAAAAAACGCGTACTCAGCGAAGAAGAATTAAAGCAGCAGTCCCTGGAACAATTAAAAGATTCCGTGGTCGAACATGAACAAGCGATCGACAAAGCGATCGATGTGCTGAACGAGCTGTACGGCAGCGGTATCCTGGAAGCGACGGAAGCACTCCTTAAAGCCAAAGCAAAAGTGGCTGAAATCGCCCTTCATCAGGCAAATCGTCCCGAAGTCACCAACATCATCAACAACGGGATCGCAGCAGCCGGCGCCCTTTCCGCCATCAATCCGGAGCATACCGCAAAGCTGCTCACCGGCATAGCCAAAGGGCTGGAGGAAGCAGGCAAGCCGCAGGAAGAGAAGCTAACCATCTTTTCTCTCCTGGGCGCGCTGAAGGATCCTGACGTAAACCGGGCGATCGGATTTGGGCTGCGTTTCTTGAAGGGACTAGGCAAAGAACTAGGCGAGTAA
- the fdhF gene encoding formate dehydrogenase subunit alpha translates to MALNGQNVEVKKGMTVIEAINLAGLAHPQICYVPEVDPIQTCDTCIVEINGKLKRACSTAAEDGMDIQLSSNRAKEAQTEAMDRILENHLLYCTVCDNNNGNCKLHNTAEMMEIEHQKYPYRPKVDPSEVDMSHPFYRYDPNQCIACGQCVEVCQSLQVNETLSIDWEADIPRVKWDNGVSINDSSCVSCGQCVTICPCNALMEKSMLGEAGFMTGIDKPVLEPMIDLVKEVEPGYSGIFAISEIEAAMRDTRTRKTKTVCTFCGVGCSFEVWTKGRKILKVQPSHDAPVNAISTCVKGKFGWDFVNSEERLTTPLIRQGDAFVESTWDEALSLVAKRLGGMKKEYGSNALGFISSSKITNEENYLIQKLARQVFETNNVDNCSRYCQSPASDGLMSTVGIGGDAGTIKDIAAAGLVILIGCAPAEGHPVLATRIKRAHKLHGQKLIVADLRKHEMAERSDIFIRPKQGTDFVWLTAVTKYMIDQGWHSDAFIRDHVHHFEDYKKLLEKFTLEYAEAETGISKETLIEIATMIHEADGTAICWGMGVTQNVAGSHTSAAISNLLLATGNYMRPGAGAYPLRGHNNVQGACDMGTLPPWLPGYQHVSNDEARTRFEQAYGVSISPKPGMDNIQMLDAIERGELKGMYLVGEDMAWVDSNSNHVQNLLSKLDFLVVQDVFLSQTAQFADVILPACPSLEKDGTFSNTERRVQRLYQVLEPMGDSKPDWWITTQIAKYLGFDWNYGHPGEIFAEMASLTPFFSKANYEVLEGWGSFFWGSPTGESTPLLYTDGFNFPDKKARFSLVDYVPPVEFPAEYDLVLNNGRLLEQFHEGNLTNKSHGINLKLPEVFVEISPELAAERGIESGALVRLDSPYGAIKLKALVTDRVHRNEVYVPMHSASHENAVNLLTGGAVDVRTNTPAFKQTKVRMQILNIKGTSPLPLTNPRNKKRHPQNGVEVERKWKRPGYVSLVD, encoded by the coding sequence ATTGCTTTGAACGGACAAAACGTTGAAGTGAAGAAGGGCATGACGGTCATCGAGGCAATTAACCTTGCGGGCCTTGCGCACCCACAAATTTGTTACGTGCCCGAGGTCGACCCGATCCAAACATGCGATACATGTATCGTTGAGATTAACGGCAAATTGAAGCGGGCTTGTTCCACGGCAGCGGAGGACGGAATGGACATCCAGCTTTCCTCGAACAGAGCCAAAGAAGCGCAAACGGAAGCGATGGACCGGATTTTGGAAAACCACTTGCTGTACTGCACGGTTTGCGACAACAACAACGGCAACTGCAAGCTGCATAATACGGCGGAAATGATGGAGATCGAACATCAAAAATATCCGTACCGGCCAAAAGTGGACCCTTCCGAGGTCGATATGTCCCATCCGTTCTATCGTTACGATCCGAACCAATGCATCGCCTGCGGACAATGCGTTGAGGTCTGCCAAAGTCTTCAGGTCAATGAGACGCTTTCCATCGACTGGGAAGCCGACATTCCGCGCGTAAAATGGGACAACGGGGTATCCATCAACGATTCCTCTTGCGTCAGCTGCGGACAATGCGTCACGATCTGCCCATGTAACGCGCTGATGGAAAAATCGATGCTGGGCGAAGCGGGCTTTATGACCGGAATCGACAAGCCGGTTCTGGAACCGATGATCGATCTGGTCAAGGAAGTAGAGCCCGGTTATAGCGGCATTTTTGCCATTTCTGAAATCGAAGCCGCCATGCGCGACACAAGAACGCGTAAAACGAAAACGGTTTGTACATTCTGCGGCGTAGGCTGCTCCTTTGAAGTTTGGACCAAAGGCCGGAAGATTCTGAAGGTCCAGCCTTCCCATGATGCGCCGGTCAACGCGATTTCGACCTGCGTCAAAGGTAAATTCGGTTGGGATTTCGTCAACAGCGAAGAACGCCTCACCACTCCGCTCATTCGCCAGGGTGACGCTTTCGTGGAGTCCACTTGGGATGAAGCGCTTTCCTTGGTTGCGAAGCGGCTCGGCGGGATGAAAAAAGAATACGGCTCAAACGCGCTCGGATTTATTTCTTCGTCCAAAATCACCAATGAGGAAAACTACCTTATTCAAAAACTGGCGCGCCAGGTGTTCGAAACGAACAATGTCGACAATTGCTCCCGCTACTGCCAATCACCCGCTTCGGACGGCCTGATGTCCACCGTCGGCATCGGCGGCGATGCCGGCACCATCAAGGATATTGCTGCGGCAGGACTGGTCATCCTGATCGGCTGCGCCCCTGCTGAAGGCCATCCGGTACTGGCGACGCGCATTAAACGTGCCCATAAACTGCATGGACAAAAGCTGATTGTTGCCGATCTGCGCAAACACGAGATGGCCGAGCGTTCGGATATCTTTATCCGTCCGAAACAAGGCACCGACTTCGTATGGCTGACCGCCGTAACGAAATACATGATCGACCAAGGCTGGCATAGCGATGCTTTTATCCGCGATCATGTGCATCATTTTGAAGATTATAAAAAGCTGCTTGAAAAATTCACGCTGGAATATGCCGAAGCAGAAACCGGCATCTCCAAGGAAACACTGATCGAGATTGCGACCATGATCCATGAGGCTGACGGAACGGCCATTTGCTGGGGAATGGGCGTAACCCAAAACGTCGCCGGATCCCATACATCCGCGGCGATTTCCAACCTGCTGCTGGCCACCGGCAACTACATGCGCCCGGGTGCGGGGGCATATCCGCTCCGCGGCCATAACAATGTGCAGGGCGCCTGCGACATGGGAACCCTGCCGCCGTGGCTGCCTGGCTATCAGCATGTATCCAATGATGAAGCGCGCACCCGTTTTGAGCAGGCTTACGGCGTAAGCATTTCGCCGAAACCGGGCATGGACAACATCCAAATGCTGGATGCGATCGAACGCGGTGAACTCAAAGGGATGTACCTGGTAGGCGAAGACATGGCCTGGGTTGATTCCAACTCCAACCACGTGCAGAATCTTCTCAGCAAGCTGGATTTCCTGGTTGTGCAGGACGTCTTCTTATCCCAGACCGCCCAGTTTGCCGACGTGATATTGCCTGCCTGCCCTTCCTTGGAAAAGGATGGCACCTTTAGCAACACGGAACGCCGCGTGCAGCGTCTTTATCAAGTTTTGGAGCCGATGGGCGATTCCAAACCGGACTGGTGGATTACGACCCAGATCGCCAAATATCTTGGCTTTGACTGGAATTACGGCCATCCGGGCGAAATCTTTGCGGAAATGGCCAGCTTGACGCCGTTTTTCTCCAAAGCAAATTATGAGGTGCTGGAAGGCTGGGGCAGCTTCTTCTGGGGCTCCCCGACCGGGGAAAGCACGCCGCTTCTGTATACGGACGGATTCAATTTTCCTGATAAAAAGGCGCGCTTCTCGCTCGTGGACTACGTTCCGCCGGTGGAATTCCCTGCCGAATACGATCTCGTCCTGAACAACGGCCGTCTTCTGGAACAATTCCATGAAGGCAACCTGACGAACAAGTCGCATGGCATCAACCTGAAGCTGCCGGAAGTATTTGTGGAGATATCGCCTGAGCTTGCCGCGGAACGCGGCATCGAAAGCGGAGCCTTGGTACGGCTTGACTCGCCTTACGGCGCGATTAAGCTGAAAGCTTTGGTAACGGACAGAGTACACCGCAACGAGGTGTATGTACCGATGCATTCCGCCAGCCACGAAAATGCGGTCAATCTCCTAACCGGAGGCGCGGTGGATGTACGAACCAATACGCCTGCCTTTAAACAGACGAAAGTCCGGATGCAGATCCTGAACATCAAGGGAACAAGCCCGCTTCCGCTTACCAATCCGCGCAATAAGAAACGCCATCCGCAAAACGGCGTTGAGGTTGAGCGCAAATGGAAACGTCCGGGTTATGTTTCTCTGGTCGATTAA
- a CDS encoding DUF2294 domain-containing protein has protein sequence MKKEVAFNDIIRKVRKDTFGKGPERIHTTFVENMAITRMYGNFTPTEKFIAQTPDGKKMVHSARTHMIQDLYKHKVPDGLEELCGSKLVHLFNDVKVDEDIAISVFVFEKNIEQG, from the coding sequence ATGAAAAAGGAAGTTGCGTTTAATGACATCATCCGGAAAGTCAGAAAAGACACATTCGGTAAGGGACCCGAGCGCATTCATACAACCTTCGTCGAAAACATGGCGATCACCCGGATGTACGGAAATTTTACTCCGACGGAAAAGTTTATCGCACAAACGCCGGACGGCAAAAAAATGGTGCACAGCGCCAGAACGCACATGATTCAGGATTTGTACAAACATAAGGTGCCGGATGGTTTGGAAGAACTTTGCGGTTCCAAGCTCGTTCATTTGTTTAACGATGTCAAGGTGGATGAGGACATTGCTATTTCCGTTTTTGTATTCGAAAAAAATATAGAACAGGGATGA
- the fdhD gene encoding formate dehydrogenase accessory sulfurtransferase FdhD produces the protein MNSATREKEGVIRYENGMIGEKTDLIVTEHPITIKINGEEFATLVCTPEYIEDMAVGYLASEGVIAGIDEIKNLWVQEEEGFVHAEVSRWSPLHRQLYSKRYVTSCCGASRQGFVFFNDAKTAKHLHDVPVELSFDDVFRLVKDMQEGAEIFSKTGGVHNAALCDRNGILLERMDIGRHNALDKLYGYCLKRDIPMNDKIIVFSGRISSEILLKVAKIGCGIILSKSAPTGLALELAENLGITAVGFVRGSSCNVYTYPQRIIECRRD, from the coding sequence ATGAACAGCGCGACACGTGAAAAAGAAGGCGTTATTCGCTATGAGAATGGCATGATCGGGGAGAAAACCGACCTCATCGTCACCGAACACCCCATAACCATCAAAATTAACGGCGAGGAATTTGCCACCTTGGTATGTACGCCGGAATACATTGAGGATATGGCGGTCGGTTATCTCGCTTCGGAAGGCGTCATCGCCGGGATCGATGAAATCAAGAATTTGTGGGTTCAGGAGGAAGAGGGGTTCGTCCATGCGGAAGTAAGCCGCTGGAGCCCGCTCCACCGCCAGCTTTACAGCAAACGGTACGTGACCTCCTGCTGCGGCGCAAGCCGGCAGGGATTCGTGTTTTTTAACGATGCCAAAACGGCCAAACACCTGCATGACGTGCCTGTTGAGCTATCATTTGATGACGTTTTCAGACTGGTGAAGGATATGCAGGAAGGCGCCGAAATTTTCAGCAAAACAGGCGGCGTGCACAATGCGGCTTTATGCGACCGGAACGGAATTTTGCTGGAGCGGATGGATATCGGCCGGCACAATGCGCTTGATAAACTCTATGGCTACTGTTTGAAACGGGATATTCCCATGAACGACAAAATCATTGTCTTCAGCGGCAGAATTTCTTCGGAAATCCTGCTTAAAGTCGCAAAGATCGGCTGCGGCATCATTCTCTCCAAGTCGGCGCCGACAGGGCTAGCGCTTGAGCTTGCGGAGAATTTGGGCATCACGGCCGTAGGTTTTGTCCGGGGAAGCAGCTGCAATGTGTATACTTATCCGCAGCGCATTATCGAATGCCGGAGAGATTAG
- the moaA gene encoding GTP 3',8-cyclase MoaA codes for METRDYYKRTLRDLRISVTDRCNFRCRYCMPEEIFGREYPFLARDHLLSVDETVRLAGIFAGLGVQKMRITGGEPILRKELPEIIAGIAGIKEVKDIALTTNGSLLAGQAGKLREAGLMRVAVSLDALDDEIFMRMNGGKSRVKKVLEGIDAAAEAGLKVKVNMVVQKGVNEHALLPMVRYFREKGHILRMIEYMDVGNTNGWDWKQVISKKEMLERIGAEFPLEPVEPNYPGEVASRFRFLDGKGEIGIISSVSDAFCSTCTRGRLSADGMLYTCLFATKGHDLRTLLRSDASDEEIALQITDIWEQRHDRYSLEREAAREERSGQAKVEMSRIGG; via the coding sequence ATGGAAACCAGAGATTATTATAAACGCACACTTCGGGATCTACGGATTTCCGTGACGGACCGCTGCAATTTCCGGTGCCGTTACTGCATGCCGGAAGAAATTTTTGGCCGGGAGTATCCTTTTTTAGCCCGTGACCATCTGCTGTCCGTCGATGAAACTGTCAGGCTGGCCGGAATATTTGCCGGACTAGGTGTGCAAAAAATGCGGATAACGGGCGGCGAGCCCATTCTGCGCAAGGAATTGCCGGAGATTATTGCGGGCATTGCCGGGATCAAAGAGGTAAAAGATATCGCCCTTACGACGAACGGAAGCCTGCTTGCCGGACAGGCCGGGAAGCTGCGCGAGGCCGGATTGATGCGCGTGGCGGTCAGCCTGGACGCTTTGGACGACGAAATCTTTATGCGGATGAACGGCGGCAAATCCCGCGTCAAGAAGGTGCTTGAGGGGATTGACGCAGCAGCGGAAGCGGGTTTGAAGGTAAAAGTGAACATGGTCGTGCAGAAGGGCGTTAATGAGCATGCGCTTTTGCCGATGGTCCGCTATTTCCGGGAAAAGGGCCATATTTTGCGCATGATTGAATATATGGATGTGGGTAATACCAACGGCTGGGATTGGAAGCAGGTCATCAGCAAAAAAGAGATGCTTGAGCGAATCGGGGCGGAATTCCCGCTTGAGCCGGTGGAGCCCAATTATCCAGGGGAAGTGGCTTCTCGATTCCGTTTCCTCGACGGCAAAGGCGAAATCGGCATTATTTCGTCCGTGAGCGACGCCTTTTGCTCCACATGCACGCGGGGGAGGCTCTCGGCCGACGGCATGCTTTATACCTGCCTGTTTGCAACCAAAGGCCATGATCTCCGTACACTGCTGCGTTCGGATGCGAGCGATGAAGAGATCGCGTTGCAAATCACGGATATTTGGGAGCAGCGCCATGACCGGTATTCGCTGGAACGCGAAGCGGCGAGGGAGGAACGAAGCGGGCAAGCCAAGGTGGAAATGTCCCGCATTGGCGGCTAA